The following nucleotide sequence is from Natronosalvus caseinilyticus.
ACGGCACGGCCCACGTCGAACCGGACCCGGGAATGACGGATACGATCAAGGCGAAACTCGGCTGGGGCGACACTAACGAAGACACCTACCCCCTCCAGGAGAGCGCCATCGAGCGAGTCACCGACGACAAGATCCACCTCCGATCCGACCTCGGTGACACGACCGGCACGAGAGGAACGGACCGCGGAACTGACCTCTAACCGGTTCGAACCAGGTTCCGATCGTTTTTTCCGTCGTCCATGGCGTGTCAAGAGATAGCACGCGCATGCAAGGTCCACTTGCATCCGTGTGCCGCCCGTTGATTCGAGCGCTATGTCCGCAAGATTTACGCCAGAGGACGTCGGTAAGCGTGTCATCAACGAGCACGGCGACGACGTCGGTATGGTCACTGACGTCGAGGGCGCTACTGCCTACGTCGAGCCCGACCCGGGGATCACCGACAGCATTAAGGCCGCCCTCGGCTGGGGGTCGCCGAGCGACGAAGCGATCACGCTCGAAGAGTCCGACGTCTCCGACGTGACCAGCACGGAGGTTCACCTCCGGAGTCCGGGCGCGATGGGAGCCGGCGATGTCGGTGACTCGAGCGGTCACGAGATGGAGATGGGGTCGGGGATGGAGACGGGATCGGGGATGGAAGCGGAACCGAAGACGGAGACCAGGACCGATGTCGACGAACGAGAGCCGATCGAGGAGGGACCGGGGAGTCGGGAGACGGAACCGAACCGGTCGGAACCGGATCGAACCCGTGGTCTCGACGAGGGTCACGGCCGAGTCGACGAGGAGGACACGGAGAAGGTATTCGAGCAGGACGAAGACCTGTTCGACGAGGGCGACGGGGTCTTCGACGACGAGGAATCAGCGGTCGACCCCGACTCGAGGTCGAAGACGCCCGACCAGCACCACGGCGGCCTCGCGCGGGAAGGTGACGAACCCGGCCGCGAACGAGGTACAGACGAGCGAAGCATAGACGACGCGAGCGGTGACAGCGCCAGAAAACGGAAGGCGGAGGAGATGGATGCCGTTTCAGATTCCGAGGGCGACCTCGGTGAGGAAGAGGACGACCGGCGACACCGTGGGAAGCGACGGAGCACCGAGGACGAGGACGACGAGCGGATCGTCTGAAACGTCAGATTCGAGATCAGAGGGCTGAGATCAGAGGACTGAGCCCTCGGATCGAGACCTGAGACCACCACCGAATCGGCCAGAACCGGCGTGGTCCCCGCTCACTCCCGCCCGGAAAACGCTGCCAGACTCGACTGCACGCCCGCCGCCAGTTCCGACTTTCGCCGTAACCGATCGAGTGAGACCGGCAATTGCTGAGCGACCGTTGCGACGGCGTCGTGGAACGTCTCGGCAGTCCCGTACTCGCCGGCGAGGTTCGCTCGGTTGCCGTCCTCGCCCTCGAGCCCGTTTGCGGCCCCCGGCGCGCTCTCGAACGCGTTCCGAACGCTCTCTCTGACCTGCCAGACCCCTACTGGCGCCCAGTAGTCGTCGCTCACCTCCCGAAGCACCAGACACTTTGCCTGGCGTCCGACCGACTCGAGGTGCTCGAGGACGCCCAGTCGGGCGGCGTAGTACGCGCCCGCCGTTTCCTCGACGTAACTCGAGCGGCCCTGATAGCCCTCCGAGGCGCTGGCCATCCAGATTCCGGCGCCCGGATCGGGGTTCCAGATGCTTCCCGGTGCCTTCATTTCGACGAGTTCGAACTCCCAGGTGCCGGGCGCGAGGATCACCCAGTAGCGGTTTCCGACGTACTCGTTGGCCCAGACCTGTACCTCGTCGATGCTCGGAGCGTTCCGGATCCGGCCACGGAGGTACTGCCCGACGGTGTCGTCGACGGCGGTAATCGACCATCTGGTGGGGACGAGTCGCCGCTGGGCGGCCTCACCGAGGGCTCCCGCCGAGAGGATCGAGTTGATTTCGTAGACGTCGAACCCGCGCCGGTAGAGGTAGGTCATCGCCCCCTGAGCCTGCCAGTCGTCGTCCTCGAGGGTCTTCTTGACGGGCCGGGGAACGTGCGGGTTCTCGGTCAGGCCCGCGGAGCGGGCCGCCGCCCTGGGACCGCGGGGGGTCGCCACGTCGGTGCCTGCGTCGAAGCCCAGGTCGGGTTTGCCCTCGAGACCGATCTCGAGGTCCACCGGTCGATCGGCGATTGCCACCTCGCGCTGGACGCCGACGAAGCCGTCCCAGACGTCCTGGACGGAGGGAGCGAGTCGGCTGGCGATGCCCGGTGCGTCGACGTTGGCACGCTTGTTCGAGTTCAGGAGGCCGGTCCGGCGCTGGAGGACGTCGTCGATCCCGTAACCCTGCCGGTACCAGTTCCCGTCGGTGACGTAGGATTCGGCGTCGTCCTCGTCGCCGACCGGCGAGAGCACGCCGACCGGGATGTCGGGGTAGTTCGATCGCCCGACGAAGATGGAGGGCGCGGTTGAGCCGACGAGGGTGTCACCCGAGAGCGCCCGCTCGAAGTTGCGTTCGAAGTCCTCGAGGTGGTCCGTGATGGCGTAGGACTTCTCCTTCGCGAGGCGCCGGCGCTCGGCCTCCTCGTCGGGCTCTAACTCCTCGATGTAGTCGTCGAGGCGCATTCACTTCAGGTAGGGACGGCGAGGGTTTGAATGTTCGTCTCGGGGTTCCGGACGGTGTGGTTTCACTCTCGATGGGCGGTCGTCGAACCCCTGAAATGTCTCGTCGAGTGGTCGTCGAATTCCTAGGCAGGTTTGATTTAGACCCCCCCCCTCCACGTTCTTCAGGGCATGAAGGAGGGCAGGCGTGCTGCATATAGAGAATGGGTTCAGCACGGTGATGGATTGTTTCGTGCCGAATCCAATGAACCACCGGCCCCGTAGACCTGCTTACTGAACAGTCGGTGTAGTGTGGAATGCGAGGTCAAAAATCGAGTCGTCTACGCTACGGAATTACGCGTCGGAAAGCGTGAACGAGAACGTCGCTCCCTCGCCGGGGTTCGAGTCAACCCAGATCTCACCGCCGTGCCGTTCGACAATCCGCTCACACACCGCCAGTCCGATGCCAGTTCCATCGTACTCCTCGTGGCTATGCAGTCGATTGAAGACCTCGAAGACGCGATTCGTGTCGCCGGGATCGATACCGATTCCTTCGTCGTGCACCGAGATGATCCACTCATCTCCCGTTTCCTCAGCCGAGATGTGAACGCGTGGAGGATCGTCACCGCTGTATTCGATTGCGTTCTTCAGCAGATTCTGGAACACTTGCCGGAGCTGGTTCGCGTCACCCTCGACTTGCGGAAGTGACTCGGACGTCACGTCGGCGGCGCTTTCTTCGATCCGCAACTGCAGGTCTTCAAGGACATCGGTTAGGATCGAATCGAGATCGGTCGGTTCGAGCGGCTCGCCCGACGTCTCGATGCGTGAGTACTGAAGCAGTCCGTCGATCATCCTCCGCATCCGGTCGGCTCCATCGACGGCGAATTCGAGGTAGTCCTCGGCGTCTTCGTCAAACGCGTCACTATAGCGACGCTCGAGCAACTGCAGATAACTCGACACCATTCGGAGTGGTTCCTGGAGATCGTGAGAGGCGGCGTACGCGAACTGTTCCAACCGTTCGTTGGACTCCTCGAGGTCGGCGACTAACTGTTCGAGTTCCTCCTGGGACTGATGTCGGTCGATCGCCTCTGCGAGAATGTTCGCAACACTCTGGACGAAGGTCACGTCCTCCTCGGAGTACTCCCGCTGTTCGATGTCGTGGGTGCCGAGGATACCCCACGGGTCGTCGAACGGCCCGATGATGGTGCTGAGACCGCTCTTGACGTCGTGGCTCGTCAACAACTCGGGGCCGCTAAAGCGTGATTCCGTCTCGAGGTCTTCGACGACGATCGGGTGATTGTTCGCCAGCGTGTAGGCCGCCTGGGAGTCCGCTTCGACCGAAGAGACAGTTGCCTCGCCCACGATTCCGTCGTGCCAGCCGACGCCCTGGCGGAGCAAGAGTTCCTCGGCGTCCGGGTCGAGGTCGAGCACCTTGCAGTACTCGTTGTCGAGGACGTCTGCCACCTGACGTGCCGCCCGGTCCATGAGTTCATCCAGGTCGTCGGTTTCGAGTGCGAATTGCCCGAGATCCGCCACGATCTGTTGCTGATTGGCGCGGCGTTCAAGTTCGCGTTCGCGTTCCCTGCGGTCGGTGACGTCGGTAATGAGCCCTTCGAGCTCGGTAGCTGGCTGCCACCAGACGCGTCCATTGTCGCCTACTTTCTTGGTTTCCAGCCGACCGTGGTCGACGAGGCACTCGAGGCGCTCGTAGGCCTTCCGACGGTCGAGGTTGATCTGGTCGGCTACCTCGGCCGTCGTCCTGGGCGCTCCTCCCACTTCGAAGAGAGCAAGGGTTTCTTGAAGTACGCCCGTCAACTGCGAGTCAGTCATTACTTCAGTTTATCACGATGCCGGTGGATAAATTTTCCGCTGGTGGAGGGACATCGTCCGTTGGAGAGATTTGAAGGCACACGTATCGCTTCGACAGTGTCCTCTCGAGTTGAGAGCCACTCATCAAACCCGGGAGTTCCACGATTCGAGTTCCTCGATACCGAGGTCCAGGAGCGACGCGTCACCACGGAATTTGGCGATTACGATGCCTCGAATTCCAAGAACCGATAGAGGTTGCGGCTACGAAGATGCCATCCCCGTCTGCTTCGACAGAGATACGGCCTGGAATGTTCATATCGCCGAGAAGGTGCGTCGCGACCTGCCTGACGGGTCGGCAAGGGTGAAAGCAGTCCGGATTTCCGAGAGCTGCACGCGTTTAGCGGATTTCGACAAGATTCCCAGGCGGTAGGAATCGGCCCGTTCCAGATAAGGGAGGGTTCCATACCTCCAGACGAAATGGTGGACCACGACGAACGATCCAATTCTGGCCTCTCTCGGCGTGATCTCATGGTTATCTCGAGTGCAGTTGGGATTTCGGGACTCGCTGGCTGTTCGAGTCCCTCAGCGAACACGGAACCAGAGGAACGTCCACCAGAGCAATCGGATGCACGGACGATCCTCAATCATACGTCGCCTCCGCTCGAAAAGTGAGTTGCGGACCTACCGAAGCCCGGTGCCGCTGAACCGGTTGGGAGCAAGGATGACCGGCCATACTACGAGTTGAAGATGCAGGAGTTCGACCAGGAGATACATCCCGATCTTCCGGCGACCACCGTCTGGGGGTACGAAGGACACTTCCACGGACCCACGATCGAAGCTGAGAAGGGAGAACCGATCTACGTCAGGTGGGAGAATAAACTGCCGGACGAACATCTCTTGCCCGTAGACACGACGGTACATAGTGAGATGATCCCGTACGAAACTCCGGGTGTACGAGCCGTGACGCACCTCCATGGAGGGAACATCGAACACGAGAGCGATGGAAAAGCGCAGGGGTGGTATACCCGTGACTTTGCGGAGACCGGCCCGGCATTCGAGAAGAAAGACTACTTCTACGTGAACGATCAACCGGCGTCGACGCTCTGGTATCACGATCACTCGGTCGGCATTACCAGATTGAACGTTTATGCCGGTCTGGCCGGATTGTATCTACTCCGAAGTGACGAAGAACGTGAACTCGGCCTTCCCAGCGGCGACTACGAGATTCCACTCGTCTTACAGGACCGGAGTTTCAGCGATGATGGGTCGTTGTTCTATCCAAGTACCGTCGCCGACGCGCCCGACGAGTCGTTCCCCGATCCGAGCATCATCTCGGAATTCTACGGAGATACATCGGTCGTCAACGGGAAAGCCTGGCCTCGACTGTCAGTTTCGCCCCGAACGTACCGGTTCCGGATATTGAACGGATCGAACTGTCGGTTCTACAGTCTCGACCTTCGTGAGTACGACGAGTCCTCCGAAACCGTCGGCGACACCGGTCCGCCGTTCGTTCAGATCGGTAACGACGGTGGCCTCCTCTCGGATCCTGTCGAACTCGACGACAGGCTCGAGGTCGGCCCCGGACAACGCAGTGACGTCGTCGTCGACTTCTCGGAGTGGCCAGGGGAGACACTGCTTCTCCACAATAATGCACCTGCTATGTACCGTGGTAAATTCAGCAGCGAAGGCGATGACGTCGTGTCACTTCCCGAAATTCTGCTCGTCGACGTCTCGGACTCGGCTGCTGAGGAGGGTACGAGTACTACGAATACCGTTCCGTCGAACCTGGCCGACGTTCCGGAGATTTCCCTGGATGCCGTCGACAATACTCGGTACCTCCCGCTCTTGATACAGAGCGACGAGTACGGGCGAAATCTGCACAAGCTCGGCAACGAGGAACACACGTCCGGACTCGCACTGGATGATCCAGTAACGGAGAATCCACGGCTCGGAGACACCGAGATCTGGAGTATTCCCAACCTGACCGGTATGTCTCACCCGATCCACCTTCATCTAGTACACTTTCAGGTCCTGGGGCGGCAACCAACGGGAGACTACGATCCGGCAGAGGACGAGCTCGATCTGGACTCGCTCGAGGATCCCGAACCCTACGAACTGGGGTGGAACGACGTGGTCACGGTTCACCCGTCCGAGGTAGTCCACGTGGCGGTTCACTTTGGAGAGTACGAAGGGCTCTTCAGCGATCAGACGGGGACGTACATGTGGCACTGCCACATGGTCGAGCACGAGGATTACGACATGATGCGTCCATTCGTAGTGAGACCATCTGAGGACGACGAGGGGAACCAGAGACACTCCGGCGAAACTCTCGGTTTCTCCACTGTATGGGGCTGAGGTCTGGTCAAGTGGATCGTTCGAGAGGCGTCGCCTCTCATGATCACGAAGATATTCGATGTTCGAACGACCCCATCGAATCCCACGTCATCGCCGTGTGCCGAACAGACCGCGTTCGTCACCGCCCCGTGTCTGTTCGGAGCCGGCATCTCACGGTATTCGTAGCACTTCGTGGTACGCAGGGCCACACAACACCGATTACGGTCGAAATCCGATCCGGCCACCGACAGTGGGTGTCACACCTGGTCCACCGCTCGACCTGCGCCTGAAGACGCCGGTATGCGCTCGAAATTCATATCAAGCGTAACAACATACGTCGTCGTAGTGGCGTCGATTCTCCCCGTCATCGTCGGCATCCTCGTCCTCGGGCTGGCCGCACAGCTGCTGGCCAATCGGCTGCGCATTCCGAGCGTCCTCTTTCTCATCCTCCTCGGCCTGCTGGTCGGTCCCGAGGGACTTGGGTTCGTCTCAATCGATACCTTCGGCGCCGGTCTCTCGACCGTCGTCGGCCTGAGCGTCGCCATCATCATCTTCGACGGGGCGTTTCACCTCCGCCGGGAAAAGCTCGAGATGGCCCCTCGAGCCATCATCCGATTGACGACGCTCGGTGCAGCCGTCGCCCTCGGCGGGACAGCCCTCGCCGTCCGGTACTTCTTGCACACCGACTGGGGAATCGCCTTCCTGATCAGTGCCCTGCTGGTGGCGACCGGCCCGACCGTGGTGACGCCCATCCTCGAGGTTATCACCGTTCGCGAGCACGTCGAGGCCGCGCTCGAGGCCGAGGGCATCGTCAACGACGTGACGGCCGCGCTCCTGGCCATCGTCATCTTCGAGACGGTCGTCGTCGGGGACGAGCGCTCGCACGTGCCTGTGTACTTCCTCCAGCGCTACGCGGTCGGCATCGGCGTGGGGATCGTCGTCGCCATCGTCGTCTACGCCCTGCTGACGCGGGTCAGACAGCCCGCGGGCGACGCCCCACAGACCGCCCGTCTCGTCGTATTGACCGGCGCGCTGGCCGCCTATGGCCTCGCCGACTCGATTTTCCCCGAGACGGGCGTGGCCGCGGCCGGGACGGCCGGGTTCGTCCTGGGCAACCTCGACCTGCCACACCGCGAGGAAATCGAGGGATTCAACCGCGACCTGACCCTGCTCGTCCTCTCATTCGTGTTCATCTCGCTGGCCGCGCTCATCGACGTGGAAGCGCTCCTCGGCCTCGGGTTCGGCGGCATCGCGGTCGTGGTCGCGGTCACGCTAATCGTCCGTCCGCTGATCGTCGCCGCGGCGACCACCCACTGGCGATTTAGCGCGGGCGAGCGGTACTTCCTGAGTCTCGTCGGCCCGCGGGGGATCATCCCCGCCTCCATCGCCACGCTGTTCGCCATCGAACTCGAGACGGCCGGCAACGACGTGGCCGCACAGACGCTCGCCGGCACCGTCTTTCTCGTCATCTTCATCACGGTCGTGCTGCAGGCGGGGCTCGCCCGCCAGCTCGCGGAATACTTCGACATCGAACCAATGCGCACCATCATCGTCGGCGGCGGTCGGGTCGGCCGGACGCTCGCCACGCGACTGGAGAACCGCGGAGAGAACGTCATCCTCGTCGACAGCGACTCGGCGACCGTCGAGCGACTCCGTCAGGAGGGCTTCTCGGCCCACCACGGCGATGGCACCTCGACCGAGACGCTTCAGGAGGTCGGCATCGACAACGCGAAACTGGTCGTCGCCACGACCGCCGACGACGACACCAACCTGCTGGTCTCACAACTCGCCTCCACGCGCTTCGACGTCGACCGCGTGCTCGCCCGCGTGAACACGCCGGAGAACGTGGAGGCGTTCGAGACGCTCGACGTCGACGCCATCGACGTCTCGAGCGCGACGGCCTGGACCATCGACAACGAGATCGAACGCCCGGCGCTGGCCCACTGGATGAACGAACTCGGCGAGGGCCACGACGCCCAGGAGATCGTCGTCACCGCGGCCGAACTGGACGGGACGACCATCCGCGACCTCGATTCGGAGATTCCCGACGGCTGTATCGTCGCCGTGATCGCCAGTAACGGAGAGACGCACGTTCCCGAGGCCGACACCGTCCTCGAAGAGGGTGATCGGGTCACGTTCATCGGCCGCGAAGACGCTGTCCGAACGGCCGTCAAGCGGTTTCACCCGCGCGACTGACGGTTCGACGGCACGCTCAAGCGGCTGGTCCGAGTCAGAACGCTCTCGAGCGGATGTTCTGAGCCAGAAAAACCGGGGCGCTTTTGATAGCGGTGGGGGAACGACGTATCAAACGTGAGTGAGGACGCCGATCCCCCCGAACTACTGGCCCTCCTCGACGACGAGTACGCCCGCGCGATCCTCACCGAAACGAGCGCCGAACCCATGTCCGCCAGCACCCTGAGCGACCGCTGTGACGCGTCGCTCCCGACGATCTACCGTCGCCTCGAGCGACTCCGGGAGTGTGACCTGATCAGCGAACAGACCGAACTCGCACCGGACGGCAACCACTACAGCGTCTACGCGGCCCGCCTCGAGCGACTCGAGGTCACCCTCGAGGACGGCGAACTGTCCCTCGAAATTACCCGGAAGGACGAAGACGTCGCCGACAAGTTTACCCGAATGTGGGAGGAGTTACGATGACCGGGGGCGTCGTCCGCCTCGACCAGGCGTCGACGTTCGAGTTGCTGACGGTCGCGAGCCTGCTCCTCGTCGCGCTGGTGGGGACGGTCCTTGCTGTGCAGGCCTACCGCGGCTATCGGCGAAACGACAGTCGAGCGATGAAGTATCTCGCCATCGGCTTGCTGTTGCTGACGCTCGGCCCGTTCGTGATCAACGTCTCGGTGACGACGCTCACCGCCGCCGATCAGGCGACGACGGTCTTCCTCGAGAACGTGAGTCGGTTGCTTGGATTGCTGGCAATCACGTACTCGCTGTACGGAACGAAGTAGGGATAGGGCGTCGCGGGGGCGACGACGGATAGCGGCGAACGATTTCGGAGAACGGCGTGTGGGCGACACTGCGACCGATTCGGCCTAAACGGGCTCTCGAGCGGACAGAGCGATTGTACGAAACTCCCAGGATATACTCCGATGATACCACTCGGTATCGAACAAACTTTCCATCAAAGACGCGGTGCGTCTTAAAGAGTCCATGGTCTTTTCTCTGCGTGAAGTCGCTCGTCCGATTTGATTATACATCGGTCTCAACGGATAGTTGCAGGCCGTAACCGGCGTGCTGGGCGGAGTCGGCCCTCCACTGCATCCATCAAGCCGAACGTGCCTCTGACACCACGTTCGACGCGTCGCTCCGACCCATCGACGCCCGAGGTGTACGCACACACTCGACGGCTCAACTGCATCCACCCCCATTGATATTTTCCCCGACATAGAAATACTTAGATAAGCGTGTAAGCGTACGAATGCGTATGGGGTGGACTCACGACGGATTGGTTCTCGCAGCGATCACACTCGTGGTCGTCTGTGCCGGGTGTACGGTGGCAATTTCCGGAGAGACGCAACCGGATGGGGAAACGCTTCTCGAGGAGGCGGTGACGGCGGACGACGTACCGCCGTTAACCGGGGAGCGGACAGTCACGTTCACGGACAGTGCAGGAACGTACGAGACGACAGAACGCGTCTGGGAACGCCCACCGTCGAAGATGCGATCGGAAGTGATCGACTCGAGCGGTTTCAAGGAGAGCCACGAAGGCGGAATTGCCGTTCGAAACGGTTCGACGCTCTGGTTGACCGACGGTGAGACCGACAACGTGACCGCGTACGACCTCGAAGCCGAGTCCAAAACCGAGACTGAGTCCGAGTCCGAGAGCGAGAGCGAAGCCGATGACGAGGCACGATTACTGGAGGAGCGCCTCGATCGGTACGACGTCAGCTACGAGGGGACCGAGACCGTCGCGAACCGGACGACTCACGTCGTCTCGATCGAGCCGAAGGAGACGACAGTCGACCGTGGCATCGGCGTACTGGTCGGCGACACCCGTTACGTCTACCCGCTCGAGACGAGCGCGTACGAGGAGACGGACTTCGAGGGCGGGACGTTCTGGATCGACGACGAATACGGGTATCCGCTCGCAATGCAGGGAACGTACACGGACGTCGACGGCACCGAACTCGAGGTCACCAGTACGTTCGAGACCGTCACGTTCGAAGCGGACCTCGAGGCCGGGTTGTTCGACCCGCCAGCAGGGAACGACACGGACGACGAGCGGTCGGTCGAAGAGCCGGAATTCGAACAACACGAGTTCGAGGACCGCTCGGAAGCGAACGAGTACCTGCGATTCGAGGTTCCGAACGCGACGTTCCCCGGCGAGTACGAACGACAGTCCGTGTCCGCCGACCAGTGGAACGGCGTCCAGACCTACCACGAGGAGCACCGCGTTGGCGAGGAACTGCTCTGGTTCAGTGTCTCGGAGGGCGACCTCCGCAGCGACGACCCCGACCGCGAGGACGTCGGCGAACTCGAGGCGACCGTCTCGACTTACAACGGGACGACCCTCGTCACGTGGGACTGTGGCGAGTTGACCTACCAGTTGAGCAGTTCGATCGGCGAAGCGGCGTTACTCGAGCGGGCCGAGGAAATCGGCTGTCAGTGACGTAACTCGAGACGAGTTTCACGGACGGCTCGGGTGCTCCGAATGGTCCGGGTGCTCCGGTCGGGCTGGGTGCTCTGGACAGTCCAGGCGGTCCGAACGGCCCAGACACTCTCGAGCCTTCGTTCGGCTGAAAACGAACGGCTAACCGACGTTAGCCGTGGATGCCCATCGCTTCGATCTGCTCTTGATACCGGTTCCGGATGGTGACTTCGGTCACCTGCGCGACGTCGGCGACCTCTCGCTGGGTCTTCTTCTCGTTACAGAGCAACGAGGCCGCGTAGATCGCCGCCGCGGCGTACCCGGTCGGTGATTTTCCGGAGAGGAGCCCTTCTTCGGCCGTCTTCTCGATGATTTCGTTGGCCTTGGTCTGGACCTCTTCGGAGAGTTCGAGTTCGGAGCAAAAACGAGGGACGTACTTTTTCGGGTCGACCGGTTTCATCTCGAGGCCGAGTTCCTGCGAGATGTACCGGTACGTGCGACCGATTTCTTTGCGTTCGACGCGGGATACCTCGGAAATTTCTTCGAGGCTGCGCGGAATGCCTTCCTTTCGGCAGGCAGCGTACAGTGCGGACGTGGCGACGCCCTCGATCGATCGTCCGCGGATCAGGTCCTCCTTGAGCGCGCGTCGGTAGATGACCGACGCGACCTCGCGGACCGATCGCGGAACGCCGAGTGCCGAGGCCATGCGATCGATCTCGGAGAGGGCGAACTGCAGGTTGCGTTCGCCGGCGTCTTTCGTCCGGATGCGTTCTTGCCACTTGCGCAGCCGGTGCATCTGACTGCGCTTTTTCGAGGAGATGGATCGACCGTAGGCGTCTTTGTCCTTCCAGTCGATCGTCGTCGTGAGTCCCTTGTCGTGCATCGTCTGCGTCGTCGGCGCGCCGACGCGGGACTTGTTCTGTCGTTCCTGGTGGTTGAACGCCCGCCATTCCGGGCCGGGGTCGATCTGTTCTTCCTCCACGACGAGCCCACAGTCTTCGCAGATGAGCTCAC
It contains:
- a CDS encoding Nre family DNA repair protein, which encodes MRLDDYIEELEPDEEAERRRLAKEKSYAITDHLEDFERNFERALSGDTLVGSTAPSIFVGRSNYPDIPVGVLSPVGDEDDAESYVTDGNWYRQGYGIDDVLQRRTGLLNSNKRANVDAPGIASRLAPSVQDVWDGFVGVQREVAIADRPVDLEIGLEGKPDLGFDAGTDVATPRGPRAAARSAGLTENPHVPRPVKKTLEDDDWQAQGAMTYLYRRGFDVYEINSILSAGALGEAAQRRLVPTRWSITAVDDTVGQYLRGRIRNAPSIDEVQVWANEYVGNRYWVILAPGTWEFELVEMKAPGSIWNPDPGAGIWMASASEGYQGRSSYVEETAGAYYAARLGVLEHLESVGRQAKCLVLREVSDDYWAPVGVWQVRESVRNAFESAPGAANGLEGEDGNRANLAGEYGTAETFHDAVATVAQQLPVSLDRLRRKSELAAGVQSSLAAFSGRE
- a CDS encoding cation:proton antiporter; this encodes MRSKFISSVTTYVVVVASILPVIVGILVLGLAAQLLANRLRIPSVLFLILLGLLVGPEGLGFVSIDTFGAGLSTVVGLSVAIIIFDGAFHLRREKLEMAPRAIIRLTTLGAAVALGGTALAVRYFLHTDWGIAFLISALLVATGPTVVTPILEVITVREHVEAALEAEGIVNDVTAALLAIVIFETVVVGDERSHVPVYFLQRYAVGIGVGIVVAIVVYALLTRVRQPAGDAPQTARLVVLTGALAAYGLADSIFPETGVAAAGTAGFVLGNLDLPHREEIEGFNRDLTLLVLSFVFISLAALIDVEALLGLGFGGIAVVVAVTLIVRPLIVAAATTHWRFSAGERYFLSLVGPRGIIPASIATLFAIELETAGNDVAAQTLAGTVFLVIFITVVLQAGLARQLAEYFDIEPMRTIIVGGGRVGRTLATRLENRGENVILVDSDSATVERLRQEGFSAHHGDGTSTETLQEVGIDNAKLVVATTADDDTNLLVSQLASTRFDVDRVLARVNTPENVEAFETLDVDAIDVSSATAWTIDNEIERPALAHWMNELGEGHDAQEIVVTAAELDGTTIRDLDSEIPDGCIVAVIASNGETHVPEADTVLEEGDRVTFIGREDAVRTAVKRFHPRD
- a CDS encoding winged helix-turn-helix domain-containing protein yields the protein MSEDADPPELLALLDDEYARAILTETSAEPMSASTLSDRCDASLPTIYRRLERLRECDLISEQTELAPDGNHYSVYAARLERLEVTLEDGELSLEITRKDEDVADKFTRMWEELR
- a CDS encoding DUF7521 family protein, with product MTGGVVRLDQASTFELLTVASLLLVALVGTVLAVQAYRGYRRNDSRAMKYLAIGLLLLTLGPFVINVSVTTLTAADQATTVFLENVSRLLGLLAITYSLYGTK
- a CDS encoding LolA family protein, which codes for MGWTHDGLVLAAITLVVVCAGCTVAISGETQPDGETLLEEAVTADDVPPLTGERTVTFTDSAGTYETTERVWERPPSKMRSEVIDSSGFKESHEGGIAVRNGSTLWLTDGETDNVTAYDLEAESKTETESESESESEADDEARLLEERLDRYDVSYEGTETVANRTTHVVSIEPKETTVDRGIGVLVGDTRYVYPLETSAYEETDFEGGTFWIDDEYGYPLAMQGTYTDVDGTELEVTSTFETVTFEADLEAGLFDPPAGNDTDDERSVEEPEFEQHEFEDRSEANEYLRFEVPNATFPGEYERQSVSADQWNGVQTYHEEHRVGEELLWFSVSEGDLRSDDPDREDVGELEATVSTYNGTTLVTWDCGELTYQLSSSIGEAALLERAEEIGCQ
- a CDS encoding transcription initiation factor IIB: MTRSTRQRERMRETDETEDQEGVRACPECNSDNLVKDSDRGELICEDCGLVVEEEQIDPGPEWRAFNHQERQNKSRVGAPTTQTMHDKGLTTTIDWKDKDAYGRSISSKKRSQMHRLRKWQERIRTKDAGERNLQFALSEIDRMASALGVPRSVREVASVIYRRALKEDLIRGRSIEGVATSALYAACRKEGIPRSLEEISEVSRVERKEIGRTYRYISQELGLEMKPVDPKKYVPRFCSELELSEEVQTKANEIIEKTAEEGLLSGKSPTGYAAAAIYAASLLCNEKKTQREVADVAQVTEVTIRNRYQEQIEAMGIHG